The DNA sequence TCATCTTCAAAATGAGACTGAGACCTACCTTTTCGAATTGTCAGAGGCTATGAGATCCACTTTCTTTTGGAAAGATAAATACATGTATTTAGGGAAGGTTCATTGGTAGAAATCAAAGGGGTAGCAAGCTCAGTGGCAGGGGAGCAGCGTGGTGTAGCTCCCCTTGGTTGCAAAGAAAAAACGTGTAGTTAAGTATGCGAGGAGTGAATCAATAAGGTTCCACGGTTCAGTACTCTAATTGATCAGTTAATAGCAATTATAGACTCTCATTCAATAGATAATAGTATTGTTTTTCTTTACCTGTGCCATGGCCAACTCTTCTCCCCGCCGAAAAATGAAGTTATGCTTTCACAACTGTAAAAAATGCCAATACATTGCTTGCCCAATGACCTATTGGAAATTTCCTCTTATCGCTGTTTGGTGAGACTTTACCAACCCTTACTTTACACCTAAGGTAAGGTAGCTGCTTTACCTAGTAATTCTTTTCTACTTTACTACATCATTAGATCAAAGCAATAACCTATTCCTAAGCTTCACTACTTAATACTCCCAATTCCTACAGTCCTACTGTACACCTATAAGAACTCCTTTGAAAAAACATACTAATCCTAAACAATGAAAACTACCTAAGCATAAGCAAGCCTTAGTCACAAGCCCTAGTCTGAATCTTCCTTGTGTCTAGTTGATAGGATGATCTGGTGCAAGCTGGTTGTGGAAGCGGGTGCTTTCTATCTGATCAAGTAGAAGTTGTCTATTTTGTAGACATATAGGAGAAGAAATGCTTAGCATCTATGGCTACGTCGCCTATGTGCAGTAAAAAGAATCCCTCCTTCAAGTTGGTATGACTTGGTTCTGATGCTCTAGATGTCCTATGATGAGAAAGATCAGTTCTGTAGACAATGAGTAAGAACAAGAAAATCCTGCTATTGCTATATAGTCTAGTTGACAGCCAATATTGATAAGAGTTTGACGGGGACAATTCTGCCTGAAGGACTCACCCTCTCTGGTCAAGCAGTGTAGAACAACCAATAGTTGAATATCTTCCCAAGAGGCAGTAGTTTCAAGTCAAGCACTGAACAAAGAAGAGTGTTTCAGATGGCTATCCTCTTTTCTCTAGTAGTAGAAGTTGACTTCCCCATGAGTTTACGCTTTGACTGTCTCAGTCGGCTGGAGTCAATAAAGTGGTTCTTCTTCATTATTCAGAATTGAGTTAGGTTCACGGAGTTTCGTAGAGTACTTTGTCATTGACTTTCTTCTACAATGAATTCCCAAGCGCCAAGCTCCAAAACTTATTTACCCTTCTCCTTCCTGATAGTAGTAGAATGACTCAAGGCTCAAGAAGATTGACCCTAGCGCAGATGTACCCGATTCACTACTCTATTTGTAAGACACTTGCTTTTGATTTGCTTGATTTCCTGTGCATATTCCTTTAACCGAGCAAGAGTATGCGCGTGGGCGCAACGGCTTTCGCGCTAGTTGCTCAATCCGTTGCTTGTTTGGAACAAGAGTTTTCATAAAAAGAATGGTTCTTTTATGCAATTATGAACGGGCAGGCCTCTTGTGGATTCCTCCAACTCCATGAATGAAGGGGGGAGTATGAGGAAGGCCGATTTTCTTTCTATATGAAGATGAAAAAAGGATCAGGGTCAAACATTTCTTACTTTTGTTGAGTATGACTGAATGAGGAAGAGCTCCTTATGTGGTATCACTTTACCACCATCTGAAATGCGCGAAACTCCGATTGGTGGAAGCCAGTCCATGAAGATTCTCCCTTCTCTTACGTGAAATTCCCCTCTTTCGGTAAGCATCCAGTATCTCATCAAATGAACATTTCTCTAAGCTTATCCTGTAGCTTATACGTCGTTTGAAAGCTGCTCCAAGGATCCAACGAATAGCTAAGGTTTGTTGACGATCCCTGGCTACAATCCCAGGAACATCATAAATAGTACCTGCGACTCCTACTTTGACCACTTCGCATATTGGCTTTATATTATCTACGGCGTCAACCATAAGTTTGATTACATCGCGTTCAGTTCGAGC is a window from the Sorghum bicolor mitochondrion, complete genome genome containing:
- the rps7-1 gene encoding ribosomal protein S7 produces the protein MGDFDGEQKELIKKLVNFRMIDGKRTRVRAIVYQTFHRLARTERDVIKLMVDAVDNIKPICEVVKVGVAGTIYDVPGIVARDRQQTLAIRWILGAAFKRRISYRISLEKCSFDEILDAYRKRGISRKRRENLHGLASTNRSFAHFRWW